Proteins found in one Zea mays cultivar B73 chromosome 1, Zm-B73-REFERENCE-NAM-5.0, whole genome shotgun sequence genomic segment:
- the LOC103644973 gene encoding serine/threonine-protein kinase STY8: MEDEDDKKEVAVVGSSAADPVADSSAADASHEYTGIEKEIFDRLLERRIDEAVYRPSVFREQLHRHFKRLPRSYAINLNAEDVLLHSKILECAADPDKRPVFHARFLKVSITTQLDLNSAIYVLYLAKARQHISREYVFV; encoded by the exons ATGGAGGACGAAGATGACAAGAAGGAGGTCGCCGTGGTCGGGTCCTCCGCCGCCGACCCAGTAGCAGACTCCTCGGCCGCCGACGCCTCACACGAGTACACTGGCATCGAGAAGGAGATCTTCGACCGTCTCCTGGAGAGAAGGATCGACGAAGCTGTCTACCGGCCGTCGGTCTTCCGCGAACAGCTCCACCGGCACTTCAAGCGGCTGCCGAGGAG CTACGCCATCAATTTGAACGCGGAGGACGTCCTTCTGCACAGCAAGATCCTCGAGTGCGCCGCCGACCCTGACAAGCGCCCCGTCTTCCATGCCCGCTTCTTGAAAGTGAGCATCACTACTCAACTCGATCTCAATTCTGCTATATATGTGCTCTATCTAGCCAAAGCGCGTCAGCACATATCGAGAGAGTATGTATTCGTCTAG